Sequence from the Nitrospiria bacterium genome:
GATGACGAGAACTTTTAAGGTGGGGTCTTTGTTCAGTTGAGTGTGAATAGTGGCCATGTTGTCGACAAATTCACGAGAATACCCCTCTCCCCGAAATCCTTGAAAGCATAAAAGTGTATGGCCTCGAATTTTAATGGGACTGGTCATTGTCTTTTTAGGGTTGGTCATTCATATAAAGCTGCGCATATTGAGCATAATTCTGTGCGGAGGTTTTTAAGAAAGCAAGTTCCTTCTCCGTCAAATCACGCTTAGGTTTGGCGGGAACGCCAACGGCTAAAATCCTTGGGGGAATCACCGCTTTTTCTCCCACTAACGCCCCGGCTCCGATCATACTCTCCTCTCCCACAATGGCACCATCTAAAACCGACGCCCCCATCCCAATTAAACACCGGTCTTTGATCGTACAACCATGCAAAGTCACACTATGTCCAACCGTCACCTCATTTCCCACAAACAACGGGTAAATGTCCTTGGTGACATGAAGCATAGACAGATCTTGAATATT
This genomic interval carries:
- a CDS encoding gamma carbonic anhydrase family protein, which encodes MIRPFKGIIPKIHPSVFVEESAIVIGDVEIGESSSVWFNSVIRGDVNYIRIGHWTNIQDLSMLHVTKDIYPLFVGNEVTVGHSVTLHGCTIKDRCLIGMGASVLDGAIVGEESMIGAGALVGEKAVIPPRILAVGVPAKPKRDLTEKELAFLKTSAQNYAQYAQLYMNDQP